The DNA region CGGGAAGGTACGGGAACGAGTCTTTGCTCATCCTGGTCAGCAACGACGACGGCGTGAACGCCGCGGGCCTCCAGGCGCTGGCGGCGGCCCTCGACACCCTGGGACGCGTGGTGGTGGTGGCCCCGGATCGGGAGCGCAGCGCCGTGGGCCACGCCCTCACCCTGCACCGGCCGCTTCGCATCTCCTCCCTCGGCCCCGACCGGTACAGCGTGGACGGCACCCCCACGGACTGCGTGCACCTGGCCATTCACGGCGTGCTGCGCCGAAAGCCCGACCTCCTGGTGGCGGGGATCAACCACGGGGGAAACCTGGGGGACGACCTCACCTACTCGGGCACCGTGGGGGTGGCCCTGGAGGGGACGCTGTTCGGCGTGCCGAGCCTCGCCGTGTCCCTGGCCGCCCGGGAGGACTTCCACTTCGGCGTGGCCGGCCGGGTCGCCCGGATGCTGGCCGAGGCGGTGGCCGCCCGGGGGCTGCCCCTGGGAACCCTCCTCAACGTGAACGTTCCCAACGTGGAGACCTGGGAGGAGCTGCGGGGCATCCGCATGACCCGGCAGGGCCGACGGGTGTTCGGGAGCGGCGTGGTGGAGAAGGTGGACCCCCGGGGCCGCACCTACTACTGGGTGGGGGCCCAGGAGCTCGGCTACGTGGACGACGATGTGGGCACCGACGTGGAGGCGGTGGGGCACGGGTGCGTCTCGGTGACCCCGGTGCGCACAGACCTCACGGACCACGCGTTTCTCGAGGACCTGCGCCGGTGGCGGCTGTGAGCGCGTGGGACGCCGTGGTGGTGGGGGCCGGGGCTGCGGGCATCTTCGCGGCCCGGGAGCTCGCCCGGGGCGGGGCGCGGGTGCTCCTGGCGGAGATGGGCGAAGGGCTCTCGGCCCGGCGGTGCCCCCGCCGGGAAGCCGGCG from Thermodesulfobacteriota bacterium includes:
- a CDS encoding NAD(P)-binding protein → MGAGAAGIFAARELARGGARVLLAEMGEGLSARRCPRREAG
- the surE gene encoding 5'/3'-nucleotidase SurE — its product is MLILVSNDDGVNAAGLQALAAALDTLGRVVVVAPDRERSAVGHALTLHRPLRISSLGPDRYSVDGTPTDCVHLAIHGVLRRKPDLLVAGINHGGNLGDDLTYSGTVGVALEGTLFGVPSLAVSLAAREDFHFGVAGRVARMLAEAVAARGLPLGTLLNVNVPNVETWEELRGIRMTRQGRRVFGSGVVEKVDPRGRTYYWVGAQELGYVDDDVGTDVEAVGHGCVSVTPVRTDLTDHAFLEDLRRWRL